From the Ruminiclostridium josui JCM 17888 genome, one window contains:
- a CDS encoding ATPase, T2SS/T4P/T4SS family — MRILQKLCLKELMDYVEEELRLNGLNGIKESRQETAGIIFENAKQTQKLLAMDGSPRAREFMQNSIYFLLIERGEIITQENIDGLLEEYHINYYENIYTGGDEKLISKPIDTELAEYLSRYSINIDDDFDIKLQKLTQIIYQELYGYGILDELIFDPVLNEVACTRRDYIWLQYKGIKRHIPNKAFCFGSEESYRKLIENRLTSTAREEMNAGAPLVYAVLKNGARVTALRPPLSKYYVVNVRLFAPKTQLINYRNSFVENRIARIIELLAGKGRRNVAIIGEQGSGKTTAADELIIKQLDADISIGLAENIHELNISSNYPGKNIVELQYTKEFKPSDITEVFFRLNRDIVIYGEVRNSYEAFEMIKAMLRQARGSLFTFHSSSPRRMIHDIRQLLMQTGYYTDFREAQFDVADAVDLIIHIKLDRETGQRYVYKVSEVLACEENMTFEINDLFVFDMERGKYITTKNGLSKQQLLSCMEYEFTKSDAEELSRLFCGSNFDSESGVAVPEGDTL; from the coding sequence ATGAGAATCTTACAAAAGTTATGTTTAAAGGAGTTAATGGACTATGTGGAAGAAGAATTAAGACTAAACGGACTTAATGGAATAAAAGAATCTCGGCAAGAAACCGCAGGTATCATTTTTGAAAATGCAAAACAGACTCAGAAACTTCTGGCTATGGACGGAAGCCCTAGGGCTAGGGAATTTATGCAAAACAGCATATATTTCTTACTTATAGAAAGGGGTGAAATCATTACTCAGGAAAATATTGATGGGCTATTGGAAGAGTATCATATAAATTATTATGAAAACATATATACGGGAGGAGATGAAAAATTAATATCAAAGCCAATTGACACAGAGCTTGCAGAGTACCTAAGTCGGTATTCCATAAATATAGACGATGATTTTGATATAAAGCTGCAGAAGCTTACTCAAATTATTTATCAGGAGTTATATGGATATGGCATACTTGATGAACTGATTTTCGACCCGGTACTTAATGAAGTAGCATGTACAAGGAGAGACTATATATGGCTCCAATACAAGGGTATCAAAAGACATATTCCTAATAAGGCTTTTTGCTTCGGCAGTGAGGAGAGCTATAGAAAATTAATAGAGAATAGATTGACATCAACTGCAAGAGAAGAAATGAATGCAGGAGCACCCCTTGTATATGCGGTTTTAAAAAACGGGGCGAGAGTAACTGCCCTGAGACCTCCATTATCAAAATACTATGTTGTAAATGTAAGGTTATTTGCACCCAAAACCCAGTTGATAAATTACAGAAATAGTTTTGTTGAAAACAGAATTGCCCGAATTATTGAACTTCTTGCGGGAAAGGGAAGAAGAAATGTAGCTATCATAGGTGAACAGGGTTCAGGAAAGACTACAGCGGCTGACGAGCTAATAATAAAGCAGCTTGATGCGGATATAAGTATAGGTTTGGCAGAAAATATACATGAACTGAATATCTCATCGAACTACCCGGGAAAAAATATAGTGGAATTGCAATATACAAAGGAATTTAAGCCATCGGATATAACAGAGGTTTTTTTCAGGCTAAACAGGGATATCGTGATATATGGTGAAGTCAGAAACTCATATGAGGCTTTTGAAATGATAAAGGCTATGCTTAGACAAGCCAGAGGAAGTCTTTTTACTTTTCATTCATCAAGTCCTAGACGCATGATCCATGACATAAGACAGTTGTTAATGCAGACAGGTTATTATACCGATTTTAGGGAGGCTCAGTTTGATGTAGCAGATGCGGTAGACCTTATAATACACATAAAACTGGACAGAGAGACGGGACAACGTTATGTATACAAGGTTTCAGAGGTTTTGGCTTGTGAAGAAAACATGACCTTTGAAATAAACGACCTTTTTGTTTTTGACATGGAAAGGGGAAAGTACATAACAACTAAGAATGGTCTTTCAAAGCAGCAGTTATTATCCTGCATGGAGTATGAATTTACAAAATCCGATGCAGAAGAATTGAGCAGGTTGTTTTGCGGGAGTAATTTCGACAGTGAATCTGGTGTCGCTGTGCCGGAGGGTGATACCCTATGA
- a CDS encoding type II secretion system F family protein, giving the protein MKDIEIFLGIILDVINDYQPYIIMILLGLLLLLAGIGTSVYKGVLKENKYKIKKTKPGRLVEYLEIFTKKFPLKYISKRLDKVLEYLILEKTTQRKLVAISSVFIPIFGLLLYLIIEAIMKLWYTKLIALVLCFMVPYYTFTLALDYIKYSIKQRIPSFIDSFRSAFVTHNRIKPALQECCSNANKSLSRIMLRVSDSSDINDSLRAVRDKINDTWFNIFVTLLINYRENGGELINQLYKLNKTITRYNNIEKKKNRRLIWYEFFTLGASIFSLPVIMLINRMILGANMRLYYNTAQAAGKIAVFSLSALIIVRVLRRL; this is encoded by the coding sequence ATGAAGGACATAGAGATATTTTTGGGTATAATTTTAGACGTAATAAATGACTATCAACCTTATATTATTATGATTCTATTGGGACTGCTGCTTCTTTTGGCGGGTATAGGAACTTCTGTATATAAGGGAGTTTTAAAAGAAAATAAATATAAAATTAAAAAAACTAAGCCGGGAAGATTGGTTGAGTATTTAGAAATATTTACAAAAAAATTTCCACTAAAATATATTTCCAAAAGACTGGATAAGGTATTGGAATACCTGATTCTGGAGAAAACTACACAGAGAAAGCTTGTGGCAATATCTTCTGTTTTTATACCCATATTTGGTCTTTTGCTCTATCTCATAATTGAAGCAATTATGAAGCTTTGGTATACAAAGCTGATTGCACTTGTCTTATGTTTTATGGTACCGTACTATACCTTTACACTAGCTCTTGATTACATAAAATACAGTATAAAGCAAAGAATACCCTCCTTTATTGATTCCTTCAGAAGCGCCTTTGTTACGCACAACAGAATAAAACCCGCATTGCAGGAATGCTGTTCAAATGCCAATAAAAGTTTGTCTAGGATAATGCTAAGGGTATCGGACAGTTCAGATATCAATGACAGTCTTCGGGCTGTAAGGGATAAGATAAATGATACCTGGTTCAATATTTTTGTGACACTTCTTATAAATTACAGAGAGAATGGTGGGGAACTTATAAACCAGCTTTACAAGCTGAATAAGACAATAACCCGCTATAACAATATTGAGAAAAAGAAAAACAGGAGGCTTATCTGGTATGAATTTTTTACACTAGGTGCAAGTATATTCAGTCTGCCTGTAATTATGCTCATAAACAGAATGATTCTTGGAGCAAATATGAGGCTATATTACAATACAGCACAAGCAGCAGGAAAGATAGCAGTTTTTTCTCTTTCAGCTTTAATTATAGTGCGTGTACTTAGAAGACTATAA